A portion of the Ferrovum sp. JA12 genome contains these proteins:
- a CDS encoding TrbI/VirB10 family protein: protein MINWLNRLINGPQDKLDRVIPIAKDTGKRLLPRTKWIIVTIISILITLVVFGIVSAGHTHSITSDDINLTNPSLIGTAPPPQPPPVVSDFTSLSDHTLNSHSADTAIQQPNSSMAEKATEHQSWLNHHNDQRLENHITSFEKALTAPITTTVTDHPSITALPVNPTYGTPRNASPNKPLSEEEQFLQHSSQVGDGTFSSSRLIPPLGKHELSAGSILNATLITAINSDLPGLITAQISENIFDSLHPNDLLIPQGTKLIGRYDNHLAFGQRRVFIVWNSLLFPDGSTFNLKGLEGSDEQGQSGLTDLTDNHTGRIISSALLISVLGVGAQLSQPQNSSLLTSPNTGQLAAGSAANELNMVGSQLLQKNLSIAPTLEIRAGTELTILVNQTLILPPYNHD, encoded by the coding sequence ATGATAAATTGGCTCAATCGACTAATTAATGGTCCCCAGGACAAATTGGACAGAGTCATCCCCATTGCTAAAGACACGGGGAAGCGATTATTACCTCGTACAAAATGGATTATCGTAACGATCATCAGTATTTTAATCACTCTTGTGGTCTTTGGTATTGTGAGCGCCGGTCATACACATTCCATTACTTCTGATGATATCAACCTCACCAATCCGTCATTAATAGGGACAGCACCTCCGCCCCAACCGCCACCCGTGGTGAGTGATTTCACATCCTTATCTGATCATACTCTAAATAGTCATTCCGCAGACACCGCAATCCAGCAACCCAATTCATCTATGGCTGAGAAGGCGACAGAACATCAAAGCTGGCTAAATCATCATAATGATCAACGTCTGGAAAACCATATAACAAGTTTTGAAAAGGCTCTGACAGCCCCTATAACGACCACTGTCACCGATCATCCATCAATAACAGCCTTGCCGGTTAACCCCACCTATGGCACACCAAGAAACGCTTCTCCCAACAAACCTCTGTCAGAGGAAGAGCAATTTCTTCAACATAGTTCGCAAGTTGGCGATGGAACATTCTCCTCAAGTCGCCTTATTCCACCTTTAGGGAAGCATGAACTGTCAGCCGGAAGTATTTTGAATGCCACTTTAATCACTGCAATTAACTCGGATCTGCCAGGCCTCATCACCGCACAAATTAGTGAAAACATCTTTGATTCCCTTCACCCCAATGATCTTCTTATTCCTCAGGGAACCAAGCTTATTGGTCGCTATGATAATCATCTTGCCTTTGGACAAAGAAGAGTATTTATAGTGTGGAATAGTTTACTTTTTCCCGATGGCTCTACTTTTAACCTCAAGGGACTAGAAGGATCAGACGAACAAGGACAATCTGGATTAACAGATCTCACTGATAATCATACAGGACGAATAATAAGTAGTGCTTTGCTGATCTCAGTGTTGGGCGTCGGTGCCCAACTCTCACAACCACAAAACAGCTCATTGCTGACCTCTCCTAACACCGGCCAATTGGCTGCGGGCAGTGCGGCCAATGAACTCAATATGGTAGGCAGTCAATTGTTACAAAAAAACCTCAGTATTGCCCCCACTTTAGAGATTCGTGCTGGCACAGAATTGACCATCCTTGTTAATCAAACCCTTATTTTACCCCCCTACAATCATGACTAG
- a CDS encoding TrbG/VirB9 family P-type conjugative transfer protein, with protein MKKTLPFLCFITVGLVSAALPGQSYAENPITNQAQVNKNNPRTMEESASLNYQHTGNATSLTTDSGEILYPYAHSHPTIDCAPLHHLCVIHLMDHEKINNLSLGDTVRWIVQTGEAGTRAVVLIKPTEDKLTTNLVITTNRGRIYYLNLQSTANHYIPMVGFYDPEEIIKHVLDQQEKITEQQKDNIATLPSVNPQDINFDYWCEGSETLPERVFSSLGKVFIQLPTAWIEGKAPVLFIVENGQEILTNYELNHHYYVVNHLFKEAHLIIGSGNNQKTITIHAGKRPLFESWLN; from the coding sequence ATGAAAAAAACATTACCATTTCTTTGTTTCATCACTGTGGGATTAGTGAGCGCGGCCTTGCCTGGCCAGAGTTATGCTGAAAACCCTATAACAAACCAGGCTCAAGTAAATAAAAATAACCCTCGCACCATGGAGGAGAGTGCCTCTTTAAATTATCAACACACGGGAAATGCCACCAGCTTAACCACCGACTCCGGTGAGATTCTCTATCCCTATGCTCACTCTCATCCGACAATTGACTGTGCCCCTCTTCATCATCTATGCGTCATCCATTTAATGGACCATGAAAAGATTAATAACCTATCCCTCGGGGATACTGTTCGTTGGATAGTCCAAACAGGCGAAGCAGGAACGCGCGCAGTAGTGTTAATTAAGCCCACTGAGGACAAGTTAACCACTAACTTAGTCATTACCACCAATCGCGGCAGAATTTATTATTTGAATTTGCAATCCACAGCTAACCATTATATTCCTATGGTGGGATTCTATGATCCCGAAGAAATTATTAAGCATGTCTTAGATCAACAAGAAAAAATTACTGAACAACAAAAAGATAATATTGCCACTCTCCCTTCCGTTAATCCCCAAGATATTAATTTTGATTATTGGTGTGAGGGATCTGAAACACTACCTGAGAGAGTATTTTCGTCACTGGGTAAAGTGTTTATTCAATTACCCACAGCCTGGATTGAAGGCAAAGCTCCAGTATTGTTTATAGTAGAAAATGGTCAGGAAATTCTTACCAATTATGAATTAAACCATCACTATTATGTGGTCAATCATCTCTTCAAGGAAGCACACCTCATCATCGGTTCTGGCAACAATCAGAAGACTATTACCATCCATGCAGGGAAGCGACCCCTATTTGAAAGCTGGTTAAACTAG
- a CDS encoding VirB8/TrbF family protein: MASSPIPYLNARREWDERYGDAIHHASQWRRLAFFAVSLSMLSILGVLWLASQSQIKPYVIALDKLGAPIGYASPVTAHSIDNRITEAMVANWIWQARSVLPEPVAQKAILERVYAQIGPNAVEQLDEWYKAHSPFNQDGLTINPSIMSVLPISKNTWQVTWSEKYYHHFQLIKESHWKAHIITGQSQELTNKPKVMLYNPLGIFINQFSWTEVLSN, from the coding sequence ATGGCATCTTCCCCCATTCCATATTTAAACGCCCGCCGTGAATGGGATGAACGCTATGGTGATGCAATTCACCATGCTAGCCAATGGCGACGGTTGGCTTTTTTTGCAGTGTCTTTAAGTATGTTAAGTATACTTGGCGTTCTCTGGCTTGCCAGTCAAAGTCAAATTAAACCCTATGTTATTGCCTTAGACAAATTAGGTGCCCCCATCGGTTACGCTTCTCCCGTTACAGCACACAGCATTGATAACAGAATTACCGAAGCCATGGTCGCCAATTGGATTTGGCAAGCACGCAGTGTATTACCCGAGCCCGTCGCGCAAAAAGCTATTTTAGAGCGAGTGTACGCACAAATTGGCCCCAATGCAGTGGAGCAGCTCGATGAATGGTATAAAGCCCATAGTCCATTTAATCAAGACGGTCTCACGATTAATCCTAGCATTATGAGTGTACTCCCCATTAGTAAAAACACCTGGCAAGTCACCTGGAGTGAAAAATACTACCATCATTTCCAGTTAATTAAAGAGAGTCATTGGAAGGCCCATATTATCACTGGCCAATCTCAAGAACTCACTAATAAACCAAAAGTTATGCTCTACAACCCATTGGGAATCTTTATTAACCAGTTCAGTTGGACTGAAGTATTGAGTAATTAG
- a CDS encoding ABC transporter permease, which produces MLARIWALIIKEFLALLRDKKSRFVLIGPPLIQLLVFGYASTFDLNHVPFALFNEDSGLASRQLFNRFVGASSFNLTKTITQESDVARLINQQEVLLVVHIPNNFTKTLLSHHTAQVQIIIDGRNSNTATLALNYVNTIILEFNQSWAKTYHWDKAPSEIIIRSWFNPNLLSRWFIVPGIVSLLTLVITLLVTGLSVAREREQGTFDQLLVTPFRPIEILIGKAIPGLIIGSLEGILVVLLATTWFKVPFMGSITALMIGLVLFLLAAIGVGLMISSMSLTQQQGLLGVFLFLVPAIILSGFATPIANMPTLVQKITLINPMRYFLVIVRGVFLQGDSVVDLWPQFWPLALIAMGSMSCATWLFRYRI; this is translated from the coding sequence ATGTTAGCGCGAATATGGGCATTAATTATAAAAGAGTTTCTAGCACTGCTGCGCGACAAAAAAAGCCGTTTTGTGTTAATTGGCCCGCCATTAATTCAGTTACTGGTGTTCGGCTACGCCTCTACCTTTGATTTAAATCATGTCCCCTTTGCCCTCTTCAATGAGGACTCCGGTTTGGCTTCAAGACAACTCTTTAATCGTTTTGTTGGCGCCTCCAGTTTTAATTTAACTAAAACCATTACCCAAGAAAGTGATGTGGCGAGGCTAATCAACCAACAAGAGGTTCTTTTAGTGGTTCATATTCCGAATAATTTCACCAAAACACTGTTAAGTCATCATACAGCCCAAGTACAAATTATTATTGATGGCAGAAATTCCAACACTGCCACACTGGCCCTCAATTACGTTAACACTATAATTCTTGAGTTTAATCAATCTTGGGCTAAAACCTACCACTGGGATAAGGCTCCTAGTGAAATCATTATCAGATCTTGGTTTAATCCCAACCTACTATCACGTTGGTTTATTGTGCCGGGTATTGTCAGCTTACTCACCCTCGTTATTACGCTACTTGTGACAGGACTATCCGTGGCCCGTGAACGTGAACAGGGAACCTTTGATCAGTTATTAGTCACTCCCTTCAGACCCATTGAAATACTGATAGGTAAAGCGATACCTGGATTAATTATCGGCAGCCTTGAGGGAATATTAGTTGTCCTGTTAGCTACTACTTGGTTTAAAGTCCCTTTTATGGGCAGTATTACTGCACTCATGATTGGACTAGTCCTTTTTCTTCTGGCAGCCATTGGCGTGGGTTTAATGATTTCATCCATGTCATTAACTCAGCAACAGGGTTTATTAGGTGTCTTTTTGTTTCTTGTGCCCGCCATTATTCTCTCAGGTTTTGCTACTCCTATTGCAAACATGCCCACTTTAGTTCAGAAGATTACACTCATTAATCCAATGCGTTATTTTTTAGTGATTGTACGGGGGGTATTTTTACAAGGAGACTCTGTGGTGGACTTATGGCCACAATTTTGGCCTCTTGCACTCATCGCAATGGGTAGTATGAGTTGTGCCACTTGGCTCTTTAGATATCGCATCTAA
- a CDS encoding ABC transporter permease yields MNRQRLQALIHKEFIQIVRDPSAIAIAFILPIVLLFIFGYGVSLDAHHIPIAVVVEQNNHETSDFIAGLNQSLYFTPLTFNNINDAQQAIIDHRVHGILWLRHDFSRLLLNGGVAPVSILINGTDANNAHLISGYLAGVWQTWLTHYAQRHAQLLTVPVSVESRIWFNASLRSRDYLVPGLIAVIMTLIGALLTALVVAREWERGTMEALMASPVTMSEMLLGKLIPYFIMGMGGMLLSVALAVWLFSVPLVGSLALLLLFSALFLLVALGMGLFISSIAKNQFVAGQIAIIVTFLPAFILSGFIFDIHSMPPVIQAITHIVAARYYVAILQTLFLSGNVWPILITNGLALLLMAMFFLGITWKRSYKRLD; encoded by the coding sequence ATGAATCGGCAACGTTTACAGGCACTGATCCATAAAGAATTTATTCAGATTGTTCGTGATCCCTCAGCCATTGCCATTGCCTTTATTTTACCCATTGTATTACTCTTTATTTTTGGTTATGGAGTCTCTTTGGATGCGCATCACATTCCCATTGCTGTTGTGGTTGAACAAAACAACCATGAAACCAGCGATTTTATAGCGGGGCTTAACCAATCTTTATATTTTACACCACTGACATTTAACAATATAAACGATGCACAACAAGCTATTATCGATCATCGTGTGCATGGCATATTGTGGTTACGTCATGATTTTAGCCGTTTATTATTAAATGGCGGAGTGGCACCTGTTTCTATACTGATCAATGGAACCGATGCAAACAATGCTCATCTGATCTCAGGATATCTGGCGGGTGTTTGGCAAACCTGGCTAACCCATTATGCTCAACGTCATGCTCAGTTACTAACTGTTCCGGTGAGCGTAGAATCACGTATTTGGTTTAATGCCTCTCTTAGAAGTAGAGACTACTTAGTCCCCGGATTAATTGCCGTCATCATGACTTTAATAGGAGCATTATTGACAGCGCTCGTCGTGGCTCGAGAGTGGGAACGCGGCACTATGGAAGCGTTAATGGCCAGTCCGGTCACCATGAGCGAGATGTTGCTGGGGAAGTTAATCCCCTATTTCATTATGGGTATGGGGGGAATGTTATTGTCGGTTGCTTTAGCCGTGTGGCTATTTAGCGTTCCTTTAGTGGGCAGTCTTGCCCTTCTTCTGTTGTTCTCTGCTTTATTCTTATTGGTCGCACTTGGTATGGGTCTCTTCATTTCAAGTATAGCCAAAAACCAGTTTGTGGCGGGGCAAATTGCCATCATCGTAACCTTCTTACCTGCTTTTATTTTATCAGGATTTATTTTTGATATTCATTCAATGCCTCCTGTAATCCAAGCCATTACCCATATCGTGGCTGCCCGCTATTATGTGGCGATACTGCAAACACTCTTTTTATCAGGCAACGTATGGCCTATATTGATCACTAACGGATTGGCTCTTTTGTTAATGGCTATGTTTTTTTTAGGAATCACCTGGAAACGTTCGTACAAGAGGTTAGATTAA
- a CDS encoding ATP-binding cassette domain-containing protein: MNSPLLFDRVSKTFPRGKDRIPALHQLSLSISAGKVTGLLGPDGSGKSTLIRIAAQLLLPDQGEVRLFGHNKKPNQDINSPATGYMPQRFGLYEELTVQENLTLYADLHGLTKEESLSRQKELLKLTALGPFSQRRAGALSGGMKQKLGLACTLLRTPALLLLDEPTVGVDPIARRELWNIIQELKKQQVTILMSTAYFDEAEQCDEVILLNAGQLLEKNSPHYLMKKLQGRTFLVNDSSPHFSLRQLQATIRSRPGIQDVRIVTEGVRVLCQPSIAIQFKDTERWQDIPPRFEDAFIDLLSSPHQAPTLHSSSTELVSEGGQSELGKPIIIVEHLSKRFNQFEAVKNVTFTVKKGEVFGLLGANGAGKTTTFRMLCGLLPATTGKLLIDGIDMRHASTKARARLGYVSQKFSLYGNLSCDQNLNFFAAAYGLTGQCKQTRIAWAIEEFQLQDYRQVNTDNLPLGIKQRLALSCALLHQPSILFLDEPTSGVDPLARREFWQHINLLASQGVTILITTHYMDEAEYCDHLVLMSLGEILAQGSPSEVRQLAVTPQSLHPSMEEAFITLIEDNEKQIRRSS; encoded by the coding sequence ATGAATTCCCCCCTCCTCTTTGATCGAGTCAGTAAAACCTTTCCGAGAGGCAAAGATAGAATCCCCGCACTCCATCAACTCAGTTTGAGTATTTCAGCAGGAAAAGTAACAGGGCTTCTTGGCCCGGACGGATCTGGAAAAAGCACTTTAATCCGAATTGCCGCCCAACTTCTCCTTCCTGACCAAGGGGAGGTTCGCCTATTTGGCCATAATAAAAAGCCTAATCAAGACATCAACTCACCAGCTACAGGGTATATGCCTCAACGATTTGGCTTATATGAAGAGTTAACTGTTCAAGAAAATCTCACGCTCTATGCTGATTTACACGGACTCACAAAAGAAGAAAGTCTTAGTCGTCAAAAAGAGTTACTTAAACTGACCGCATTAGGTCCTTTTAGCCAGAGGCGGGCTGGGGCACTGTCGGGAGGGATGAAACAAAAATTAGGGTTGGCTTGCACCCTGCTTCGTACCCCTGCTCTATTATTGTTGGATGAACCCACCGTAGGGGTAGATCCTATTGCCAGACGAGAATTGTGGAATATTATTCAAGAGCTCAAAAAGCAACAGGTAACTATTCTAATGAGTACCGCTTATTTTGATGAAGCAGAACAATGTGATGAAGTAATTTTGCTTAATGCTGGTCAATTATTAGAAAAAAACTCTCCCCACTATCTAATGAAAAAACTTCAGGGTAGAACTTTTTTAGTCAATGATTCTTCGCCTCATTTCTCTTTACGACAACTTCAAGCAACAATTCGTTCACGTCCTGGTATTCAAGATGTGCGCATTGTCACTGAAGGGGTACGTGTTTTATGTCAGCCCTCAATAGCCATCCAATTTAAAGACACGGAACGTTGGCAAGACATCCCCCCTCGTTTCGAGGACGCATTTATTGATTTATTGAGCTCCCCTCATCAAGCCCCCACCCTTCACAGCTCTTCTACTGAATTGGTTAGTGAAGGAGGTCAATCTGAGCTGGGCAAACCGATTATTATTGTGGAGCATTTGAGTAAACGATTTAATCAGTTTGAAGCAGTTAAAAATGTTACTTTTACGGTAAAAAAAGGGGAAGTGTTTGGTTTGCTGGGCGCCAACGGAGCCGGCAAAACCACCACCTTTAGAATGCTCTGTGGCCTGTTGCCAGCCACTACGGGAAAGTTACTGATTGATGGAATCGATATGCGTCACGCTTCTACCAAGGCAAGAGCAAGATTGGGCTATGTTTCACAAAAGTTTTCTTTATATGGCAACTTAAGTTGCGATCAAAACCTGAATTTTTTTGCTGCCGCCTATGGCCTAACAGGTCAATGTAAACAAACACGAATTGCTTGGGCTATAGAAGAGTTTCAACTGCAAGACTATCGTCAAGTGAATACAGATAATTTACCGTTAGGCATCAAACAGCGCTTGGCTTTGTCCTGTGCGCTACTGCATCAACCATCCATTCTTTTTTTAGACGAGCCCACATCGGGGGTTGACCCTTTAGCACGTCGCGAATTCTGGCAGCATATCAATTTGTTGGCCTCACAGGGAGTAACGATTCTTATCACTACTCACTATATGGATGAGGCCGAATATTGCGATCATTTGGTGTTAATGTCATTAGGTGAAATCTTAGCCCAAGGATCCCCCTCTGAGGTTCGTCAGTTGGCTGTTACCCCACAAAGCCTTCATCCCAGCATGGAAGAGGCTTTTATCACTCTCATTGAGGACAATGAAAAACAGATTCGGAGATCATCATGA
- a CDS encoding efflux RND transporter periplasmic adaptor subunit, with the protein MLQVPKKIFVILTLLLCIALGILYWLQQSSHQHNQITLYGNVDIRQVEAAFYDTGRIVTILVQEGDNVKKGQLLAQLDPVRFQELIKQQQALLAAQQQLLNRLRNGSRPEEIEQARSEVSSAKANLINTQITYERQLELVKKQYVPKQNVDNALAAFITAKANLNHAQQTLKLALEGPRKEDIKAAEQQLKSYQSALALSQQELLDANLYAPESGVIENRILEPGDMVTPQAAVLTLALDNPIWVRAYIPETSLGLIHPGMPAEINSDSYPNQPFAGWIGYISPTAEFTPKNVETPELRTQLVYQVRIFACNTNHRLRLGMPITLHINLTDKLNSHLGNDPCSK; encoded by the coding sequence ATGCTTCAAGTTCCTAAAAAGATCTTTGTGATCTTAACTCTGTTGTTATGCATAGCGTTAGGCATCTTATACTGGTTGCAACAATCGTCACATCAACACAATCAAATTACCCTTTATGGCAATGTAGATATTCGACAAGTCGAGGCAGCATTCTATGACACAGGGCGCATCGTAACCATCTTAGTACAAGAAGGCGATAATGTTAAAAAAGGCCAGTTGCTAGCTCAGTTAGATCCGGTACGATTTCAAGAACTTATTAAACAACAACAAGCATTATTGGCTGCCCAACAACAATTACTTAATCGATTACGCAATGGTTCTCGCCCCGAGGAAATAGAACAAGCCCGCTCTGAAGTCTCCTCAGCCAAGGCTAATTTAATTAATACTCAAATCACCTATGAGCGTCAATTAGAACTGGTTAAAAAACAATATGTTCCTAAACAAAATGTAGACAACGCTTTGGCCGCATTCATTACCGCAAAAGCCAATCTTAATCATGCACAACAAACACTTAAACTCGCCCTTGAGGGACCCCGTAAAGAAGATATTAAAGCGGCTGAGCAGCAACTAAAATCTTATCAATCTGCCCTAGCGCTTTCTCAACAGGAGCTTTTAGATGCGAATTTATATGCCCCGGAGAGTGGGGTGATTGAAAATCGCATCCTTGAACCCGGTGACATGGTCACACCACAGGCAGCCGTTTTGACACTCGCCTTAGATAATCCTATTTGGGTACGCGCCTATATCCCTGAAACATCCCTTGGCTTAATCCATCCAGGTATGCCAGCCGAAATTAATAGCGACTCCTATCCCAACCAGCCTTTCGCAGGTTGGATTGGCTATATTTCTCCCACGGCGGAGTTCACCCCTAAAAATGTTGAAACACCAGAACTCCGTACACAGTTGGTTTATCAGGTGAGAATATTTGCCTGTAATACCAATCATCGTTTACGCTTGGGTATGCCAATCACTCTTCATATTAACCTCACCGATAAATTAAACTCTCACTTGGGTAATGACCCTTGTAGCAAATAA
- the trbL gene encoding P-type conjugative transfer protein TrbL, which translates to MVTVLICLALLLPFSTVAAGSLDQIAQQYQSSSLGWMNQSITYANHLFTGLALIEFVWSGMHYLLRKNDLSDLLGALTFKIISLSFFYTLLTLSPQWIPLILSSFSQAGASISGTTTLSPSGVFNLGPQITNQIILALGSPSLGLQALGSYLFSAISAGLAALLIVLAFAFASLQLLITLIESYLIIGGGMIMLGFLGSRWTLSFGERYLGYAVSTGVKLFILYLIIGLGPSLAQTINQDLQQAILSSGTGSPPPGSFFTAAAISLIYGALCFMIPSLASSMMHGQPSLSLGNTGTSSVFTGATALGLGAGGLSMGVRLANQTLGAAKAMASGAKLMRQQGVAAATQHSLNSIGSMAKDHLTGQAPQQHQAIKDILKDKQVQGLGKNTLGGELANRIRLSDKTPISSASSNPSHSAEDRLKEGTILDRVSQQHLTGHFPHDGSSGSVSIKINHTE; encoded by the coding sequence ATGGTTACTGTATTGATATGCCTTGCTCTCCTCTTGCCTTTTTCAACCGTAGCAGCAGGATCTCTTGATCAAATCGCGCAACAATATCAAAGCAGTTCTTTAGGTTGGATGAATCAATCCATTACTTACGCTAATCATCTTTTTACGGGTTTAGCATTAATAGAGTTTGTTTGGTCTGGCATGCATTACCTGTTAAGAAAAAATGATCTCTCGGATTTACTCGGTGCCTTGACCTTTAAAATCATCTCGCTGTCATTTTTTTACACCCTATTGACACTCTCGCCACAATGGATCCCCTTGATTTTAAGTAGTTTTTCTCAGGCGGGCGCAAGTATTTCCGGAACCACCACCTTGAGCCCTAGTGGTGTATTTAACTTGGGACCACAAATTACCAATCAAATTATTCTTGCTTTAGGAAGCCCCTCCTTAGGCCTTCAGGCCTTAGGCAGTTATTTATTCTCAGCAATCAGTGCAGGACTGGCAGCATTACTGATTGTTCTAGCCTTTGCTTTTGCCTCACTTCAATTACTCATTACTCTTATAGAAAGCTATCTTATTATTGGTGGAGGAATGATTATGCTGGGCTTTTTAGGATCACGTTGGACGCTTTCTTTTGGCGAGCGTTACTTGGGCTATGCAGTTAGCACAGGAGTTAAGCTTTTTATTTTATATTTGATCATCGGTTTGGGCCCCTCATTGGCCCAGACGATTAATCAAGATTTACAACAGGCAATACTGTCCTCAGGCACAGGCTCTCCTCCTCCAGGCAGCTTTTTCACAGCAGCCGCAATTTCACTTATCTACGGCGCTCTATGTTTCATGATTCCTTCTCTAGCCTCTTCCATGATGCATGGACAACCCTCTTTGAGTCTTGGCAATACAGGAACAAGCTCAGTATTTACCGGAGCAACAGCTTTGGGTTTAGGTGCTGGCGGACTATCTATGGGAGTTCGACTCGCCAATCAAACTCTTGGAGCAGCCAAAGCAATGGCCAGTGGAGCCAAACTCATGCGTCAACAGGGCGTAGCCGCGGCAACCCAACACAGTCTAAATAGTATTGGATCCATGGCCAAAGATCATCTCACGGGGCAAGCCCCTCAACAACACCAAGCCATTAAAGACATACTTAAAGACAAACAAGTACAAGGCTTAGGCAAAAACACCTTGGGAGGAGAATTAGCTAACCGTATTCGTCTGTCGGATAAAACCCCTATCTCTTCCGCTTCTTCTAATCCCTCTCACTCGGCAGAAGACAGATTAAAAGAAGGAACAATCCTTGATCGCGTCTCTCAACAGCATCTGACCGGGCACTTTCCTCATGACGGCTCCTCTGGATCTGTATCGATAAAAATCAACCATACAGAGTAG
- a CDS encoding carbohydrate porin has product MADSASLADQSSVLFPSLPGFELHGDMTLIDQWHSGFNHRFADGANSFSSSFENSYSSVEGLVGAYDFGQGTKIISRIEMIRGIPLSGAGGLAALTNNDVQRVMYNRFQTYVALAYISHTIDFGGTDNNKAPVDDPNLEQRPANQMDRLNIILGKVDVLSMFDPNTYAHKGDNQFLNWCFMTSCAYDYAADARGYTYGLASQLDWGDYSLRAGYFAMPILPNQLAIDTSMGHHFGANLELERRWQSGALRFLAYQGRMDLTNYANYLNQTGVFVQQSPKYNAKRGGVGLNVEQALYKNVGFFARAFRDSGTYESMAFTEADASLSAGFSFDGEAWSREGDNVGVGYIQNHINSVRQQFLAAGNYDLFIGDGNLLYAPEEVLETYYRYRIKKGIELTADWQYIQNPAYNQYRGPVNVYAFRLHVEF; this is encoded by the coding sequence TTGGCGGATTCTGCTTCACTTGCCGATCAAAGTTCAGTTCTTTTTCCTAGTTTGCCAGGGTTTGAACTTCATGGGGATATGACATTGATAGATCAGTGGCATAGTGGTTTTAATCATCGCTTTGCCGATGGCGCCAATTCTTTTTCATCCTCCTTTGAAAACTCTTACTCCTCCGTGGAAGGGCTGGTAGGGGCCTATGATTTTGGTCAAGGAACTAAAATCATTAGCCGGATTGAAATGATTCGTGGCATTCCCTTATCTGGGGCAGGTGGGTTGGCAGCACTGACTAATAATGATGTACAACGAGTGATGTATAACCGCTTTCAAACTTATGTGGCGCTGGCCTATATTTCTCACACCATAGATTTTGGCGGAACTGATAATAATAAAGCCCCAGTGGATGATCCTAATTTAGAGCAACGCCCAGCAAATCAAATGGATCGCTTAAATATTATTTTAGGTAAGGTGGATGTGTTGAGCATGTTTGATCCCAACACCTATGCTCACAAAGGAGATAATCAGTTTCTGAATTGGTGTTTTATGACCTCCTGCGCTTATGATTATGCCGCGGATGCCAGGGGATACACCTACGGTTTAGCCTCTCAATTAGATTGGGGAGATTACTCGCTGAGAGCAGGCTATTTTGCTATGCCAATTTTACCTAATCAGTTAGCTATCGATACTTCTATGGGACACCATTTTGGAGCCAATCTTGAACTTGAGCGTCGCTGGCAAAGTGGTGCTCTGCGTTTTTTGGCCTATCAAGGTAGGATGGATTTAACGAATTATGCTAATTACTTGAATCAAACCGGTGTGTTTGTACAACAGTCTCCTAAATATAACGCCAAACGTGGTGGGGTGGGTCTTAATGTTGAACAAGCTTTATATAAAAACGTGGGTTTTTTTGCTAGAGCATTTCGTGACAGCGGCACCTATGAAAGTATGGCTTTTACTGAGGCGGATGCGAGTCTCTCAGCAGGTTTTTCCTTTGACGGAGAGGCTTGGTCCAGAGAGGGGGACAATGTAGGAGTGGGTTATATTCAAAATCACATCAATAGTGTCAGACAACAGTTTTTAGCCGCAGGCAATTATGATCTATTCATTGGTGACGGTAATCTTTTATATGCCCCGGAGGAAGTACTGGAAACCTATTATCGATATCGTATAAAAAAAGGTATAGAACTCACTGCAGATTGGCAATATATCCAAAACCCTGCCTACAATCAGTATCGTGGTCCCGTTAACGTTTACGCTTTTCGTTTGCATGTAGAGTTCTAA